The following DNA comes from Massilia sp. KIM.
AGTAAGTACGCGAGTCGCAGCGCCTATGTGTGCATGGACAAGCACCTGAGCTACAGCGAGCTGGATGCCTATTCGACCCGCCTGGCCGCCTGGCTGCAGAGCCGCGGCATGGCGCCGGGGGCGCGGGTGGCGATCATGATGCCGAACGTGCTGCAATACCCGGTCGCGATCGCGGCCGTGCTGCGCGCCGGCTACACCGTGGTCAACGTCAACCCGCTGTACACGGCGCGCGAGCTGGAACACCAGATCAGCGATTCGGGCGCCGAGGCCATCATCGTGCTCGAGAACTTCGCGCACACGGTGCAGCAGGTGCTGGGCAAGACCCCGCTGCGCCACGTGGTGGTGGCGAGCATGGGCGAGATGCTGGGCGGCGCCAAGGGCATGCTGGTCAACTTCGTGGTCCGCAGCGTCAAGAAGATGGTGCCGGAATATACGATCCCCAACATGGTGCGCTTCAAGGAAGCCCTGTCCCAGGGCAGCCGCATGCCGTTCAAGCCGGCCAGCATCAAGTCGGACGACGTCGCCTTCCTGCAGTACACCGGCGGCACCACCGGCGTATCGAAGGGCGCGACCCTGACCCATCGCAACGTGATCGCCAACGTGCTGCAGTCCGAGGCCTGGTCCAAGCCGGCCATGAAGGACATGGGCGCGGACGAGCAGATCGTGATCGTGTGCGCGCTGCCGCTGTACCACATCTTCGCGCTGACGGCCTGCGCGATGTGGGGCATGCGCACCGGCGCGCTGAACGTGCTGATCGTGAACCCGCGCGACATCCCGGGTTTCGTGAAGGAGCTGGGCAAGTACAAGTTCAATATGCTGCCGGCCGTCAATACGCTGTACAACGCCCTGGTGAACAATCCGGAGTTCGCCAAGCTCGATTTCTCGGGCCTGAAGGTGTCGAACGGCGGCGGCATGGCGGTGCAGAAGGCGGTGAACGACAAGTGGCGCCAGGTGACGGGCACCAGCATCATCGAGGGTTACGGCCTGTCCGAGACTTCGCCGGTGGCCACCTGCAACCGCGCCGACGTCACCGAGTTCACCGGCACCATCGGCCTGCCGGTGCCCTCGACCGACATCGCGATCCTGGACGACGAGGGCAAGGTGCTGGCGCCGGGCCAGATCGGCGAGATCGCGATCCGCGGCCCGCAGGTGATGGCGGGCTACTGGAACCGGCCCGATGAAACGGCCAAGGTGATGACGCCGGACGGCTTCTTCAAGTCGGGCGACGTCGGCATCATGGACGAGAACGGCTACGTGAAGATCGTCGACCGCAAGAAGGACATGATCCTGGTGTCGGGCTTCAACGTCTACCCGAACGAGCTGGAAGGCGTGATCGCCGCGCATCCGGGCGTGCTGGAGTGCGCCGTGATCGGCGTGCCCGACGAGCACTCGGGCGAGGCGGTGAAGGTGTTCGTGGTGCGCAAGGACCCGAACCTGACCGCCGAGCAGCTGATGGACTACTGCAAGCAGCAGTTCACCGGCTACAAGAAACCGAAGTACATCGAATTCCGCGATGAGCTGCCGAAGACCAACGTCGGCAAGATCCTGAGGCGCGCGCTGAGGGATGAAAAGCAGGCGGCATAGAAGCGGCGTTCGCATAGGCGCAAGCCGCCTCCGGGCGGCTTTCGCGTTTTAATGGAACCAATAAAGAAGGGTAGGACAGATGGACAAGTTTTGGCTCAAGTCGTATGAGGAAGGCGTGCCTGCGGAGATCGATCCGACGCAGTACCGCTCCCTGACGCATTTGCTGGAGGAGGCGTTCCGCAAGTACGCCGACCGCAAGGCCTACGCCTGCATGGGCAAGTCCATCACGTTCGCCGAACTGGATGCGATGTCGGCGCGCATGGGCGCCTGGCTGCAGGACCGCGGCCTCAAGCCCGGCGCGCGCGTGGCGCTGATGATGCCGAACGTGCTGCAATACCCGGTGGCGCTGGCGGCCGTGCTGCGCGCCGGCTACGTGGTGGTCAACGTCAATCCGCTGTACACCCCGCGTGAGCTGCAGCACCAGCTGAGCGACTCGGGCGCCGAGGCCATCGTGGTGCTGGAGAACTTCGCCCACACCGTGGAGCAGGTGGTGGCGAACACCGCCGTCAAGCACGTGGTGGTGGCGACCATGGGCGACCTGCTGGGCCTGAAGGGCCTGCTGGTCAACCTGGTGGTTCGCAAGGTCAAGAAGATGGTGCCGGGCTTTTCGCTGCCGGGCGCGGTTGCCTTCAACAAGGTGCTGTCCGAGGGCACCCGCCTGAGCCTGAAGCCGGTCACCATCGGCCATGACGACATCGCCTTCCTGCAGTACACCGGCGGCACCACCGGCGTGTCGAAGGGCGCGGTGCTGCTGCACCGCCACGTGATCGCCAACGTGCTGCAGAACGAGGCCTGGTTCGGCCCGACCCTGGCGCGCATGAAGGCCGGCGAGCAGCCGCAGTTCGTGTGCGCGCTGCCCCTGTACCACATCTATGCGCTGACCGTGTGCGCGCTGCTGGGCCTGCGCACCGGCGGCATGAACCTCCTGATCCCGAACCCGCGCGACATCGGCGGCTTCATCAAGGAGCTGGGCGGCTACCGCATCAACATTTTCCCGGCCGTGAACACCCTGTACAACGGCCTGGTGAACAACCCCGACTTCGCCAGGCTCGATTTCTCGGGCCTGATGGTATGCCCGGGCGGCGGCATGGCGGTGCAGAAGGCCGTGGCCGACAAGTGGCTGAAGATCACCGGCACGCCCATCGTGGAAGGCTATGGCCTGTCGGAGACCTCGCCGGTGGTGACTGCCAACCGCTGCGACATCACCGACTTCACCGGCACCATCGGCCTGCCGCTGCCCTCGACCGAGATCCGCATCCTGGACGAGCAGGACCGCGAAGCGCCCTTCGGCACCGCCGGCGAGATCGCGGTGCGTGGTCCGCAGGTGATGGCCGGCTACTGGCAGCGCGACGACGAGACGGCCAAGGTCATGACCGCCGACGGCTTCTTCAAGACCGGCGACGTGGGCATCATGGACGAGCAGGGCTATACCCGCATCGTCGACCGCAAGAAGGACATGATCCTGGTGTCGGGCTTCAACGTGTATCCGAACGAGATCGAAGGCGTGGTGGCGGCCCATCCGGGCGTGCTGGAAGTGGCCTGCGTGGGCGTGCCGGACCAGCACTCGGGCGAAGCGGTCAAGCTCTACGTCGTGCGCAAGGATCCGAAGCTGAGCGTGGAAGAGCTGATGGCCTTCTGCAAGGAGCAGCTGACCGGGTACAAGCGGCCCAAGTTCATCGAGTTCCGCGAGACCCTGCCCAAGACCAATGTGGGCAAGATCCTGCGGCGCGAGTTGAGGGACGAGAAGGCGAAGCAGCCGGCTTGAGGCTAACGCTGCTCGGGCAAACTTGGATCCCGGCCTTCGCCGGGATGACGTTGTTAGAGGGCGCAAGAATGGCTGTTGCGCGGCTTCGGCGACGCCTGTACCGCTACTGATTCTGCAAAATGAAACAACGTCGTTCCGGCGAAGGCCGGAACCCAAGTTTGCAAGAACAGCCCCTAACCTATCCTCTCCACCCCCACCTTCCCATCCCCCACCCCGAACGACGCCAGCACCCTCACCCCCGACCCGGCATCGCGCACATCGTCCAGCCCCATGCAATGCGTCACCGTCCCCTTGGGCGTGACCTCCATCATCATGAACCCCCGCTTGTCGCTGCGCCCATACTTCATGTGCGGATTGTTCTCCACATGCGCGAGCGTGCGCGCCTGGGGCCGCGAACTCGAGGTCACCGAGGTCCCGCAAAACTCCGTCGCCACCAGCGGATTCCCCTTCGACACCGGCCGCGAAAAATCCGGCCTCAACTCGCAGGCATAGAACGTGTGCACATCTCCGCCCAGCACCACGGGATTCCTGGCGCGCGCCTTCAGCACCGATTCCAGCAGCCGCTTCCTCGCCAGCGGATACCCGTCCCACCCATCGCTCCACACCCGGTTGTCCCCCGGCTTGGCCACCGGATAGCTGCTCGACTGCGCCATCAGGGTCTGCTGGGCCAGGATGTTCCAATGCGCGCGCGAGGATTGCAGGCCTGAAGCCAGCCACGCCTCCTGCTCCTTGCCGAGCATGCTGCGCCCCGGATCCTGCAAGGCCCGGCAATCGCGCGCGAACATGGCGCTCGAGCCGCCGCGGTTCCTGGGCGTGCAGGCCTGCACCGCGCGGTACTGCCGGTCGTCCAGCACGTGGATGCGCGCCAGTCGTCCCCAGTCGTAGCGCTGGTAAAGCCGGACTTCATCGAAACCGCCAGGCCGGACCTGCGGCAGGCGCAAGGGCATGTGCTCGTAGAAGGCCTGGTAGGCCGCCGCCCGCCGCGCCGCGAAGTCGGCGGCCAGGCGCTCGTCGCGCAGGCCCGCATAGTCGTTGGCCACCTCGTGGTCGTCCCAGGTCACGATCCAGGGCGCGGCCAGGTGGGCCGCCTGCAGGTCGGGGTCGCTCTTGTACTGCGCATAGCGGCGGCGATAATCGGCCAGCGTGAAAGACTCGTCGCGGCGCACGGCGCGCTGCGGATGCTTGAGCTGGTAGGCGCCCCATTCGTAGATGTAGTCGCCGAGGAAGGCCACGAGGTCCGGCGCGCCGGCGGCGATGTGGCGGTGCGCCGCATAGCTGCCGAACTCCCAGTGCTGGCAGGACGCCACCGCCAGCTTCAGCATCGCCGGCATGGTCCCTGGCGCGGGCGCGGTGCGTGTGCGGCCGACCGGGCTGACGGCCTCGCCCAGCATGAAGCGGTACCAGTACCAGCGGTCCGGCCGCAAGCCCTTCACGTCGACGTGGACGCTGTGGGCGAGTTCCGGCGCCGCGCTGGCGCTGCCGCGCGCGACGATGCGGCGGAAGGCTTCGTCTTCCGCCACTTCCCAGCGCACCGCGAAGGCGAGGGCGGAGGGCGGCGCGGCGTCGAGCGGATTGGCGAGGATGCGCGTCCACAGGATCACCGAATCGGGCAGGGGTGAGCCGGAGGCGACGCCCAGGCTGAAAGGGTAGGCGGGGCCGGCGGACGAGGCCGGGCTCGCGAGCGAAGCCCCGGCCAGCGCGGCCGACCAGCGCGCGCCCTGCAACAGGAACAGCCGGCGCCCGCCCCGCATCGGCTCAGCGTTCGGCGATCAGCGAATCGAGCGGCGGCAACTGGCGCGGCTTGCGGTCCGGGCCGGTGGCGACATAGGTCAGGGTCGCCTCGGTCACCTTCACCACCTCGGCCTGCAGGCGGTTGCGCTCGGCATAGACTTCGACGCACACGGTGATCGAGGTGTTGCCAACCTTGACGATATCGGCGTAGAACGACAACAGGTCGCCCACGAACACCGGGTGCTTGAACAGGAAGGAGTTCACGGCGATGGTCGCCACGCGGCCGTTGGCGCGGCGGGTGGCCGGCAGCGAGCCGGCGATGTCGACCTGGGCCATGATCCAGCCGCCGAACACGTCGCCATAGACATTGGCGTCGGCCGGGGCGGGCATGACGCGCAGCTCCGGCATTTTTCCTGCCGGCAGTCGGGTGGCGTGGTTGGCGGTGGTGTTTTCTGGCGTGGTCATCTTGAAATTCCGGTAAAAGCTACAATCGTCCCGAATTGAACCATAAATCACGAAGCCCCGCCATGCGACGCAACACCGCCTCCAGCCTGCCAGCCCCTCCCGACGCCAAAGGCGCGCCCCGCAACGATTGGGCCACCCTGCGCACACTGTTCCCCTACTTGTGGGTCTACAAGTGGCGCGTGCTGGCCGCGCTCGCCGCGCTGATCGGCGCCAAGCTCGCCAACGTCGGCGTGCCGGTGGTGCTCAAGCGCCTGATCGACCAGCTCAGCATCGACCCGGCCGATCCGCAAGCCCTGCTGGTGCTGCCGGTCGGCGCGCTCGTCGCCTACGGCCTGCTGCGCCTGTCGACCACGGTGTTCACCGAGTTGCGCGAATTCCTGTTCGCGCGCGTGACCCAGCGCGCAGTGCGCACCATCGCGCTCAAGGTGTTCCGTCACCTGCACGCGCTGTCGCTGCGCTTCCACCTGAACCGCCAGACCGGCGGCATGACGCGCGACATCGAGCGCGGCACCCGCGGCGTGAACTCGCTGATCTCGTATTCGCTGTTCAACGTGCTGCCGACCCTGGTCGAGATCACCCTGGTGCTGGGTTACCTGATCATCCACTACGACGTCTGGTTCAGCGTGATCACGGGCGTGGCGCTGGTGACCTACATCGCCTTCACCGTCATCGTCACCGAATGGCGCACGCATTTCCGCCGCACCATGAACGACCTCGACTCGAAAGCCAACACCAAGGCCATCGACTCGCTGCTCAACTACGAGACCGTGAAGTACTTCGGCAACGAGGACTGGGAAGCCAGGCGCTACGACCAGGGCCTGCAGAACTACGAGAACGCCGCGGTGCGCTCGCAGACTTCGCTGTCGGTGCTCAACACCGGCCAGTCCCTGATCATCGCCACCGCCGTCACCCTGATCCTGTGGCGCGCCACCGAGGGCGTGATCGCCGGGACCATGACCCTGGGCGACCTGGTGCTGGTGAACGCCTTCATGATCCAGCTGTACATCCCGCTCAACTTCCTGGGCGTGATCTATCGCGAGATCAAGCAGAGCCTGGCCGATATGGAGCGCCTGTTCGCGCTGCTCGACCAGAACCGCGAGGTGGCCGATTCGCCGAAGGCCCAGCCCCTGGTGACGCGCGGCGCCCGGGTCGAGTTCTTGCACGTGGAGTTCAGCTACGAATCCAAGCGCCAGATCCTGTTCGACGTCGACTTCAGCATTCCTGCCGGGACCACCACCGCCGTGGTCGGGCACAGCGGCTCGGGCAAGTCGACCCTGTCGCGGCTGCTGTTCCGCTTCTACGACGTGAACGGCGGATCGATCCGCATCGACGGCCAGGACCTGCGCGAGGTGACCCAGCAGTCGCTGCGCGCGGCGATCGGCATCGTGCCCCAGGACACGGTGCTGTTCAACGACACCATCGAATACAACATCGCCTACGGACGCCCGGGTGCGGGCCGCGAGGACATTGTGGCGGCGGCGCGCGCGGCCTCGATCCACGATTTCATCGAGAGCCTGCCGGACGGCTACCAGACCATGGTGGGCGAGCGCGGGCTGAAGCTGTCGGGCGGCGAGAAGCAGCGGGTGGCGATCGCGCGCACCCTGCTCAAGGACCCGGCGATCCTGATCTTCGACGAGGCGACTTCGGCGCTGGATTCCAAGTCGGAGCAGGCGATCCAGGCCCAGCTCAAGGAGATCGCGAAGAACCGCACGACCCTGGTGATCGCGCACCGCCTGTCGACCATCGCGGATGCGCAGCAGATCATCGTGCTGGACCACGGCCGGATCGTGGAGCGCGGCACCCACGCCTCGCTGCTGGCGGCGCGCGGCCTGTACGCGCAGATGTGGGAGCGGCAGCTGGCGCGCCCCGACGAGGATGTGGCCTCGCCGCCGCTGGAAGCCCAGCGCGACGAAGCCCTCAAGTAAGCGCTGCTACACCTCAGTAGGTGTTGAACATCCGCTGGATTTCCCTGGTGTCGCCGGTCTTGGTCAGCGCCAGCATCAGGAGGATGCGCGCCTTCTGCGGGCTGAGGTTGTCGCCCGCCACGAAGTCCAGCTGGTCGTCGTTGGCCTCGCCGTTGCGCGCCACGATGCCCTGGCCCACGCGGCTGGAGCGCACGATGACCACGCCTTTCGCGCGCGCCGCCACCAGCGCCGGCTTGGTGTTCGCCGGCAGGCTGCCGTTGCCCACGCCCGCGTGCACCAGGCCCTTGGCGCCGGCCGCCACCAGGGCGTTGACTGCCACCGCGCCCACGTTCGCGTAGGCATAGGCGACGTCCACCTGCGGCAGCGACGCCAGTTTGCTCACGTCGAACTCGGTATCGACCGTGTGCTTGCGCGTCGGCTCGCGGTAGAAGTAAGGCTTGCCGCTCTGGATATAGCCGATCATGCCCAGTTCCGCCGCGCGGAAGGTGTCGGCGGTGGTGGTGTTGGCCTTGGTTACGTCACGCGCCGTGTGGATCTGGTCGTTCATCGCCACCAGCACGCCCTTACCCGCGGCGGCCGGGTTGCCCGCCAGTTGCACCGCGTTGTACAGGTTGATCGGACCGTCGGCCGACAGCGCGGTGGACGGACGCATCGAGCCCACCAGCACCACCGGCTTCCTGCTCTTGACGACCAGGTTGAGGAAATACGCGGTTTCTTCCAGCGTGTCGGTGCCGTGGGTGATCACGATGCCGTCCACGTCCGGCTGGGCCAGCAGCTGGTTGACGCGCTTGGCCAGTTGCAGCCAGTGTTCGTTGCCCATGTTCTCGCTGGCGATCTGGAACACCTGCTCGCCGGTGACATTGGCCACCTTGGCCAGTTCAGGCACGGCCTGGATCAGGGCCTGCACCCCGACCGTGGCGGCGGTGTAGCCGACCGTGGTGGTGCTGGTGGCGCCGGTGCCGGCGATGGTGCCGCCGGTCGCGAGGATGCGCACGTTCGGCAGTTTGCCGGCCTGGGCCTGGACGCCGCCGGCGAGCAGGAACAGGGAGCCGAACAGAGCCAGGGTGGCGCGGCGGGTGGGGTGGAACAGCATGGGACTTCTCCTGAAACGCAAAACACTGCGCACGCCAATGGGGACGCACGCTCAAAAAAAACACGTCGTTCCCGCGCAGGCGGGAACCCAAGTTCTTCAGCTACATCGAGAAACTTGGGTTCCCGCCTGCGCGGGAACGACGGGTGGGGCTGCGAGGCTAGGCCTGAAGCAGCCTGTAATTACAGCCTCTTGTAAATGACGCCATCCTTCATCACGAACTTGACCTGCTCGAGCAGCTTCACGTCGCGCAGCGGGTCGCCCTCCACCGCGATGATGTCGGCCGCGTAGCCCGGTTCGATCGCACCCAGGCGCTTGCCCTGGTCGAGCAGGGCGGCGGCGTGCACGGTGGCTGCGCGGATCGCCTCGACCGGCGTCATGCCCGCTTCCACCATGTAGCCGAACTCCTTGGCGTTCTCGCCGTGCGGGAACACGCCGGCGTCGGTGCCGAAGGCGATCTTCACGCCTGCCTTGTGCGCGCGGGCGAAGGTGTTCTGCAGCTGCGGGCCGATGGCCGCCGCCTTCGGGCGCACCAGGGCCGAGTAGTAGTTCGGGTCCTTGGCCTTGTCCGCCACGTAGCGGCCGGCCGAGATGGTCGGCACGTACCAGCCGCCGCTCTTCTTGAACAGGCCGATCACCTCGTCGTCCATCAAGGTGCCGTGCTCGATCGAGTCGACCCCGGCGCGCAGCGCGCGCTTCATGCCCTCGGCGCCGTGGGCGTGGGCGGCGACGCGGAAGCCATAGTCCTTGGCGGTGCTGACCACGGCCTTGAGCTCGTCCTCGGTGTACTGCGAGTTCTGGCCGCTGGCGGCCTGGCTCAGCACCCCGCCGGTGGCGGTGATCTTGATCAGGTCCGCGCCTTCCTTGTAGCGGGCGCGCACGGCCT
Coding sequences within:
- a CDS encoding long-chain fatty acid--CoA ligase, with translation MDKTWLKSYPPGVPTEIDPDQYRSLVHLLEESFSKYASRSAYVCMDKHLSYSELDAYSTRLAAWLQSRGMAPGARVAIMMPNVLQYPVAIAAVLRAGYTVVNVNPLYTARELEHQISDSGAEAIIVLENFAHTVQQVLGKTPLRHVVVASMGEMLGGAKGMLVNFVVRSVKKMVPEYTIPNMVRFKEALSQGSRMPFKPASIKSDDVAFLQYTGGTTGVSKGATLTHRNVIANVLQSEAWSKPAMKDMGADEQIVIVCALPLYHIFALTACAMWGMRTGALNVLIVNPRDIPGFVKELGKYKFNMLPAVNTLYNALVNNPEFAKLDFSGLKVSNGGGMAVQKAVNDKWRQVTGTSIIEGYGLSETSPVATCNRADVTEFTGTIGLPVPSTDIAILDDEGKVLAPGQIGEIAIRGPQVMAGYWNRPDETAKVMTPDGFFKSGDVGIMDENGYVKIVDRKKDMILVSGFNVYPNELEGVIAAHPGVLECAVIGVPDEHSGEAVKVFVVRKDPNLTAEQLMDYCKQQFTGYKKPKYIEFRDELPKTNVGKILRRALRDEKQAA
- a CDS encoding long-chain-fatty-acid--CoA ligase translates to MDKFWLKSYEEGVPAEIDPTQYRSLTHLLEEAFRKYADRKAYACMGKSITFAELDAMSARMGAWLQDRGLKPGARVALMMPNVLQYPVALAAVLRAGYVVVNVNPLYTPRELQHQLSDSGAEAIVVLENFAHTVEQVVANTAVKHVVVATMGDLLGLKGLLVNLVVRKVKKMVPGFSLPGAVAFNKVLSEGTRLSLKPVTIGHDDIAFLQYTGGTTGVSKGAVLLHRHVIANVLQNEAWFGPTLARMKAGEQPQFVCALPLYHIYALTVCALLGLRTGGMNLLIPNPRDIGGFIKELGGYRINIFPAVNTLYNGLVNNPDFARLDFSGLMVCPGGGMAVQKAVADKWLKITGTPIVEGYGLSETSPVVTANRCDITDFTGTIGLPLPSTEIRILDEQDREAPFGTAGEIAVRGPQVMAGYWQRDDETAKVMTADGFFKTGDVGIMDEQGYTRIVDRKKDMILVSGFNVYPNEIEGVVAAHPGVLEVACVGVPDQHSGEAVKLYVVRKDPKLSVEELMAFCKEQLTGYKRPKFIEFRETLPKTNVGKILRRELRDEKAKQPA
- a CDS encoding alkaline phosphatase, with the protein product MRGGRRLFLLQGARWSAALAGASLASPASSAGPAYPFSLGVASGSPLPDSVILWTRILANPLDAAPPSALAFAVRWEVAEDEAFRRIVARGSASAAPELAHSVHVDVKGLRPDRWYWYRFMLGEAVSPVGRTRTAPAPGTMPAMLKLAVASCQHWEFGSYAAHRHIAAGAPDLVAFLGDYIYEWGAYQLKHPQRAVRRDESFTLADYRRRYAQYKSDPDLQAAHLAAPWIVTWDDHEVANDYAGLRDERLAADFAARRAAAYQAFYEHMPLRLPQVRPGGFDEVRLYQRYDWGRLARIHVLDDRQYRAVQACTPRNRGGSSAMFARDCRALQDPGRSMLGKEQEAWLASGLQSSRAHWNILAQQTLMAQSSSYPVAKPGDNRVWSDGWDGYPLARKRLLESVLKARARNPVVLGGDVHTFYACELRPDFSRPVSKGNPLVATEFCGTSVTSSSRPQARTLAHVENNPHMKYGRSDKRGFMMMEVTPKGTVTHCMGLDDVRDAGSGVRVLASFGVGDGKVGVERIG
- a CDS encoding acyl-CoA thioesterase gives rise to the protein MTTPENTTANHATRLPAGKMPELRVMPAPADANVYGDVFGGWIMAQVDIAGSLPATRRANGRVATIAVNSFLFKHPVFVGDLLSFYADIVKVGNTSITVCVEVYAERNRLQAEVVKVTEATLTYVATGPDRKPRQLPPLDSLIAER
- a CDS encoding ABC transporter ATP-binding protein/permease produces the protein MRRNTASSLPAPPDAKGAPRNDWATLRTLFPYLWVYKWRVLAALAALIGAKLANVGVPVVLKRLIDQLSIDPADPQALLVLPVGALVAYGLLRLSTTVFTELREFLFARVTQRAVRTIALKVFRHLHALSLRFHLNRQTGGMTRDIERGTRGVNSLISYSLFNVLPTLVEITLVLGYLIIHYDVWFSVITGVALVTYIAFTVIVTEWRTHFRRTMNDLDSKANTKAIDSLLNYETVKYFGNEDWEARRYDQGLQNYENAAVRSQTSLSVLNTGQSLIIATAVTLILWRATEGVIAGTMTLGDLVLVNAFMIQLYIPLNFLGVIYREIKQSLADMERLFALLDQNREVADSPKAQPLVTRGARVEFLHVEFSYESKRQILFDVDFSIPAGTTTAVVGHSGSGKSTLSRLLFRFYDVNGGSIRIDGQDLREVTQQSLRAAIGIVPQDTVLFNDTIEYNIAYGRPGAGREDIVAAARAASIHDFIESLPDGYQTMVGERGLKLSGGEKQRVAIARTLLKDPAILIFDEATSALDSKSEQAIQAQLKEIAKNRTTLVIAHRLSTIADAQQIIVLDHGRIVERGTHASLLAARGLYAQMWERQLARPDEDVASPPLEAQRDEALK
- a CDS encoding type II asparaginase gives rise to the protein MLFHPTRRATLALFGSLFLLAGGVQAQAGKLPNVRILATGGTIAGTGATSTTTVGYTAATVGVQALIQAVPELAKVANVTGEQVFQIASENMGNEHWLQLAKRVNQLLAQPDVDGIVITHGTDTLEETAYFLNLVVKSRKPVVLVGSMRPSTALSADGPINLYNAVQLAGNPAAAGKGVLVAMNDQIHTARDVTKANTTTADTFRAAELGMIGYIQSGKPYFYREPTRKHTVDTEFDVSKLASLPQVDVAYAYANVGAVAVNALVAAGAKGLVHAGVGNGSLPANTKPALVAARAKGVVIVRSSRVGQGIVARNGEANDDQLDFVAGDNLSPQKARILLMLALTKTGDTREIQRMFNTY
- a CDS encoding amidohydrolase family protein, with protein sequence MKQLYAAAGLLLVATGASAATQTVNCGRLLDAKNGTWRQNVSIVIDNGTITSVGPMTQAAGAIDLSRHACLPGLIDMHVHLTSETQPVVDSYRDRLTADPADMAFRSVKYAERTLMAGFTTVRDLGAADGLNVALKRAIQAGAIPGPRMFTAGKSIATTGGHADPTNNLSHFLSEKIGTPGPEQGVVDSPEEARQAVRARYKEGADLIKITATGGVLSQAASGQNSQYTEDELKAVVSTAKDYGFRVAAHAHGAEGMKRALRAGVDSIEHGTLMDDEVIGLFKKSGGWYVPTISAGRYVADKAKDPNYYSALVRPKAAAIGPQLQNTFARAHKAGVKIAFGTDAGVFPHGENAKEFGYMVEAGMTPVEAIRAATVHAAALLDQGKRLGAIEPGYAADIIAVEGDPLRDVKLLEQVKFVMKDGVIYKRL